One window from the genome of Saimiri boliviensis isolate mSaiBol1 chromosome 2, mSaiBol1.pri, whole genome shotgun sequence encodes:
- the THBS1 gene encoding thrombospondin-1 — protein sequence MGLAWGLGLLFLLQVCGTNRIPESGGDNSVFDIFELTGAARKGSGRRLVKGPDPSSPAFRIEDANLIPPVPDDKLQDLVDAVRAEKGFLLLASLRQMKKTRGTLLALERKDHSGQVFSVVSNGKAGTLDLSLTVQGKQHVVSVEEALLATGQWKSITLFVQEDRAQLYIDCEKMENAELDVPIQSVFTRDLASIARLRIAKGGVNDNFQGVLQNVRFVFGTTPEDILRNKGCSSSTSVLLTLDNNVVNGSSPAIRTNYIGHKTKDLQAICGISCDELSSMVLELRGLRTIVTTLQDSIRKVTEENKELANELRRPPLCYHNGVQYRNNEEWTVDSCTECRCQNSVTICKKVSCPIMPCSNATVPDGECCPRCWPSDSADDGWSPWSEWTSCSTTCGNGIQQRGRSCDSLNNRCEGSSVQTRTCHIQECDKRFKQDGGWSHWSPWSSCSVTCGDGVITRIRLCNSPSPQMNGKPCEGEARETKACKKDACPINGGWGPWSPWDICSVTCGGGVQKRSRLCNNPTPQFGGKDCIGDVTENQICNKQDCPIDGCLSNPCFAGVKCTSYPDGSWKCGACPPGYSGNGIQCRDVDECKEVPDACFNHNGEHRCENTDPGYNCLPCPPRFTGSQPFGQGVEHATANKQVCKPRNPCTDGTHDCNKNAKCNYLGHYSDPMYRCECKPGYAGNGIICGEDTDLDGWPNENLVCVANATYHCRKDNCPNLPNSGQEDYDKDGIGDACDDDDDNDKIPDDRDNCPFHYNPAQYDYDRDDVGDRCDNCPYNHNPDQADTDSNGEGDACAADIDGDGILNERDNCQYVYNVDQRDTDMDGVGDQCDNCPLEHNPDQLDSDSDRIGDTCDNNQDIDEDGHQNNLDNCPYVPNANQADHDKDGKGDACDHDDDNDGIPDDRDNCRLVPNPDQKDSDGDGRGDACKDDFDHDSVPDIDDICPENVDISETDFRRFQMIPLDPKGTSQNDPNWVVRHQGKELVQTVNCDPGLAVGYDEFNAVDFSGTFFINTERDDDYAGFVFGYQSSSRFYVVMWKQVTQSYWDTNPTRAQGYSGLSVKVVNSTTGPGEHLRNALWHTGNTAGQVRTLWHDPRHIGWKDFTAYRWRLSHRPKTGFIRVVMYEGKKIMADSGPIYDKTYAGGRLGLFVFSQEMVFFSDLKYECRDS from the exons ATGGGGCTGGCCTGGGGACTGGGCCTCTTGTTCCTGCTGCAAGTGTGTGGCACCAACCGCATTCCAG AGTCTGGGGGAGACAACAGCGTGTTTGACATCTTTGAACTCACCGGGGCCGCCCGCAAGGGATCTGGGCGCCGGCTGGTGAAGGGCCCTGACCCTTCCAGCCCAGCTTTCCGCATTGAGGATGCCAACCTGATCCCCCCTGTGCCTGACGACAAGCTCCAAGACCTGGTGGACGCTGTGCGGGCAGAGAAGGGTTTCCTCCTTCTGGCCTCCCTGAGGCAGATGAAGAAGACCCGGGGCACACTGCTGGCCCTGGAGCGGAAAGACCACTCTGGCCAGGTCTTCAGTGTGGTCTCCAATGGCAAGGCGGGCACTCTGGACCTCAGCCTGACCGTTCAAGGAAAGCAGCATGTGGTGTCTGTGGAAGAAGCTCTCCTGGCAACCGGCCAGTGGAAGAGCATCACCCTATTTGTACAGGAAGACAGGGCCCAGCTGTACATCGACTGTGAGAAGATGGAGAATGCTGAGCTGGATGTCCCCATCCAAAGCGTCTTCACCAGAGACCTGGCCAGCATCGCCAGACTCCGCATCGCAAAGGGGGGCGTCAATGACAATTTCCAG GGGGTGCTGCAGAACGTGAGGTTTGTCTTTGGAACCACACCAGAAGACATCCTCCGGAACAAAGGCTGCTCCAGCT CTACCAGTGTCCTCCTCACCCTTGACAACAACGTGGTGAATGGTTCCAGCCCTGCCATCCGCACGAACTACATTGGCCACAAGACAAAGGACCTGCAGGCCATCTGCGGCATCTCCTGTGATGAGCTGTCCAGCATGGTCCTGGAGCTCAGGGGCCTGCGCACCATTGTGACCACCCTGCAGGACAGCATCCGCAAAGTG ACTGAAGAGAACAAAGAGTTGGCCAATGAGCTGAGGCGGCCTCCCCTGTGCTATCACAACGGAGTTCAGTACAGAAATAACGAGGAATGGACGGTTGATAGCTGCACAGAGTGTCGCTGCCAG AACTCTGTGACCATCTGCAAAAAGGTGTCCTGCCCCATCATGCCCTGCTCCAATGCCACAGTTCCTGATGGAGAATGCTGCCCTCGCTGTTGGC CCAGCGACTCTGCAGACGATGGCTGGTCTCCATGGTCGGAGTGGACCTCCTGTTCTACGACCTGTGGCAATGGAATTCAGCAGCGTGGCCGCTCCTGCGACAGCCTCAACAACCGATGTGAGGGCTCCTCAGTCCAGACACGGACCTGCCACATTCAGGAGTGTGACAAGAGAT TTAAACAGGATGGTGGCTGGAGCCACTGGTCCCCATGGTCATCATGTTCTGTGACATGTGGTGATGGTGTGATCACAAGGATCCGGCTCTGCAACTCTCCCAGCCCCCAGATGAATGGGAAGCCCTGTGAAGGCGAAGCTCGGGAGACCAAAGCCTGCAAGAAAGACGCCTGCCCCA TCAATGGAGGCTGGGGTCCTTGGTCACCGTGGGACATCTGTTCTGTCACCTGTGGAGGAGGGGTACAGAAACGTAGCCGGCTCTGCAACAACCCCACACCCCAGTTTGGAGGCAAGGACTGCATTGGTGATGTGACCGAAAACCAGATCTGCAACAAGCAGGACTGTCCAATTG ATGGATGCCTGTCCAATCCCTGCTTTGCCGGTGTGAAATGTACCAGCTACCCTGATGGCAGCTGGAAGTGTGGTGCTTGTCCCCCTGGTTACAGTGGAAATGGCATCCAGTGCAGAGATGTTGATGAG TGCAAAGAAGTGCCCGACGCCTGCTTCAACCACAACGGGGAGCACAGGTGTGAGAACACGGACCCCGGCTACAACTGCCTGCCCTGCCCCCCGCGCTTCACCGGCTCACAGCCCTTCGGCCAGGGTGTCGAACATGCCACAGCCAACAAGCAG GTGTGCAAGCCTCGTAACCCCTGCACGGACGGGACCCACGACTGCAACAAGAATGCCAAGTGCAACTACCTGGGCCACTACAGCGACCCCATGTACCGCTGCGAGTGCAAGCCTGGGTACGCTGGCAATGGCATCATCTGCGGGGAGGACACAGACCTGGACGGCTGGCCCAACGAGAACCTGGTGTGCGTGGCCAATGCGACTTACCACTGCAGAAAG GATAATTGCCCCAACCTCCCCAACTCAGGGCAGGAAGACTATGACAAGGATGGAATTGGTGATGCCTGTGATGATGACGATGACAATGACAAAATTCCAGATGACAGG GACAACTGTCCATTCCATTACAACCCAGCCCAGTATGACTATGACAGAGATGACGTGGGAGACCGCTGTGACAACTGTCCTTACAACCACAACCCAGATCAGGCAGACACAGACAGCAACGGGGAAGGAGATGCCTGTGCTGCGGACATTGATGGGGACG GCATCCTCAACGAACGGGACAACTGCCAGTACGTCTACAATGTGGACCAGAGGGACACTGACATGGATGGGGTTGGAGATCAGTGTGACAACTGCCCCTTGGAACACAATCCAGATCAG CTGGACTCTGACTCAGACCGCATTGGAGATACCTGTGACAACAATCAGGATATTGATGAAGATGGCCACCAGAACAATCTGGACAACTGTCCCTATGTGCCCAATGCCAACCAGGCTGACCACGATAAAGATGGCAAGGGAGATGCCTGTGACCAcgatgatgacaatgatggcaTTCCTGATGACAGGGACAACTGCAGACTCGTGCCCAATCCTGACCAGAAGGACTCTGACG GTGATGGTCGAGGTGATGCTTGCAAAGATGATTTTGACCATGACAGTGTGCCAGACATCGATGACATCTGTCCTGAGAATGTTGACATCAGTGAGACCGATTTCCGCCGATTCCAGATGATTCCTCTGGATCCCAAAGGGACATCCCAGAATGACCCTAACTGGGTTGTACGCCATCAGGGTAAAGAACTCGTCCAGACTGTCAACTGTGATCCTGGACTCGCTGTAG GTTATGACGAGTTTAATGCTGTGGACTTCAGCGGCACCTTCTTCATCAACACGGAAAGGGACGATGACTATGCTGGttttgtctttggctaccagTCCAGCAGCCGCTTCTATGTTGTGATGTGGAAGCAAGTCACCCAGTCCTACTGGGACACCAACCCCACGAGGGCTCAGGGATACTCGGGCCTTTCTGTGAAAGTTGTGAACTCCACGACAGGGCCTGGCGAGCACCTGCGGAATGCCCTCTGGCACACAGGAAACACCGCTGGCCAG gTGCGCACCCTGTGGCATGACCCTCGTCACATAGGCTGGAAAGATTTCACTGCCTACAGATGGCGTCTCAGCCACAGGCCAAAGACGGGTTTCATTAG AGTGGTGATGTACGAAGGGAAGAAAATCATGGCTGACTCAGGACCCATCTATGATAAAACCTATGCTGGTGGTAGACTAGGGTTGTTTGTCTTCTCTCAAGAAATGGTGTTCTTCTCTGACCTGAAATACGAATGTAGAG attCCTAA